A stretch of [Clostridium] innocuum DNA encodes these proteins:
- a CDS encoding membrane biogenesis protein — MNKNFLEAFNWKKPIIGMLHLKGNTDEEVFEIAKQEIDTYYNNGADAVLVENYFGTYNHMIPVLEYLQENYKDHIYGVNCLYQNTLTFELAIKYEAHFVQIDAIAGNLIEREDISFAEFIKLYRSRYPGYIIGGVRFKHTPYLSGKSLEEDLKTAMTRCDAIAVSQDETGQETSMKKIQEFRDIIGDFPLIVGAGLTAENCTKQFAVADGGIVGSWVKDTHIATGTVDEKNVQKLIAVRDALVKGE, encoded by the coding sequence ATGAATAAAAATTTTTTAGAAGCTTTTAATTGGAAAAAACCTATTATCGGAATGTTACATCTTAAAGGAAATACAGATGAAGAAGTATTTGAAATAGCTAAGCAGGAAATCGATACGTATTACAACAATGGTGCTGATGCGGTATTAGTCGAAAACTATTTTGGAACCTATAATCATATGATTCCAGTTTTAGAATATCTTCAGGAAAACTACAAAGATCACATTTATGGAGTTAATTGCTTATACCAGAACACTTTGACATTTGAATTAGCTATTAAATATGAAGCACACTTTGTGCAGATTGATGCTATTGCAGGTAATTTAATTGAGCGTGAAGACATCAGCTTTGCAGAATTCATCAAATTATATCGTTCAAGATATCCCGGATATATCATCGGCGGTGTTCGTTTTAAACATACACCATACTTATCCGGAAAAAGCCTGGAAGAAGATTTGAAAACTGCTATGACACGCTGTGATGCAATTGCGGTTTCACAGGATGAAACCGGTCAGGAAACCAGCATGAAAAAAATTCAGGAATTCAGAGATATTATCGGCGATTTCCCGTTAATCGTAGGTGCCGGCTTGACAGCTGAAAACTGTACCAAGCAATTTGCAGTAGCAGATGGCGGTATTGTTGGAAGCTGGGTCAAAGATACTCATATTGCGACAGGAACTGTCGATGAAAAGAATGTACAGAAATTGATTGCTGTAAGAGATGCTTTAGTAAAGGGAGAATAA
- a CDS encoding Cof-type HAD-IIB family hydrolase, with translation MVKGLVLYDYDGTLVDERDEIYVPTQLTKAAISRLQDLGYLCVLATGRALSYIPNGAKDLHLDGYVTSNGAHVTVHGKVIHNDVFSDEELLSLLQYMDSLSINYILEGTKFCYVKDLKESEYLHFMDNFKIPEDNFVKYRGFEDVRGRIGKITLTFPNRKQLETSGAELEKTYLCSYHRNCNTFDIAKKTIHKGVGARAIIDYFHIPMDATIAFGDGDNDVELLAGVVHGVAMRKHDPILDAVASMVTGTVKEEGIYKALKKLEVI, from the coding sequence ATGGTAAAAGGACTCGTATTGTACGATTATGACGGAACGCTGGTAGATGAAAGAGATGAAATCTATGTTCCTACGCAGTTGACAAAAGCTGCGATCAGCCGTCTGCAGGATTTGGGATACCTGTGTGTGCTGGCAACCGGAAGAGCATTGAGCTATATTCCAAACGGAGCGAAGGATCTGCATCTGGATGGCTATGTGACAAGCAATGGTGCGCATGTAACTGTGCATGGTAAGGTAATCCACAACGATGTTTTTTCCGATGAGGAACTGCTGTCTCTGCTTCAGTATATGGATAGCTTATCTATCAATTATATACTGGAGGGAACGAAATTCTGTTATGTAAAGGATCTGAAAGAGTCGGAATATCTGCATTTTATGGATAATTTTAAGATACCGGAAGATAACTTCGTCAAATACCGCGGCTTTGAGGATGTCAGAGGCAGGATTGGAAAAATCACACTGACATTCCCAAATCGAAAACAGCTGGAAACAAGCGGCGCAGAGCTGGAAAAAACGTATCTGTGTTCCTATCACCGCAATTGCAATACCTTTGACATCGCAAAGAAGACGATACACAAGGGAGTAGGAGCCAGAGCGATCATCGATTATTTTCACATTCCCATGGACGCGACGATCGCGTTTGGAGATGGGGATAACGATGTAGAGCTGCTCGCTGGTGTGGTGCACGGTGTCGCGATGCGAAAGCATGATCCAATACTGGACGCAGTGGCAAGCATGGTCACCGGAACCGTAAAAGAAGAGGGGATTTATAAGGCCCTGAAGAAATTGGAGGTAATTTAG
- a CDS encoding sigma 54-interacting transcriptional regulator, whose amino-acid sequence MLEKVYAYVVEATKLEMSDQGNSLYISEQLQLSRNMVSQYLNQLFAEGRLLKINTRPVVFYDGDTIEDMYGVSLHQREFISLEEFQKALQPHQPQDFEKLIGYDESLASLVNQCKATISYPPSGLPLLLYGPTGTGKSFLAQLMYEYAINQGLIAEDRNFLIVNCSEYANNPELLTANLFGHKKGAFTGADRDNPGLIKLAEGGVLFLDEVHCLKAECQEKLFLFMDKGIYHMVGDNEKWYTSSVRLIFATTEKPQEVLLKTLLRRIPMIVTVPSLAERGSHERLQLIHSIFQDEEKRIHKSIHISSLVYRLLLSCECEGNIGELKNAIQASCVNALFASDQKSSILEIRAFNLPEKLRERKDSGKSVSRESQRMIPVHELKSFVLKERPIIQLLEHILAAFQAPHEFPVCLDEAGKAMHSYQEATMLRSSAALSGNEYVQGIVSNIFDMLSLRYGFKYVNNDLIAITACIADCMQNTLELGNWQEANRKQMAALQKFLKQKLAREYAIAGEIREHLENNLDLKFEDMISVILCLHLKLLNRMQDLNKRIGIIIAHGFSTASSLADAVNKFLGRYVFDSIDMPLHVTTQEIIERLNRYLSKIGRFEELFLLVDMGSLEDLYKGIENQNANIGIMNNVTTKLALEVGNGMIQGAGMQEIFDAVQTYSAYHYHIVEHRRKEQVILCSCASGINTAEKLKTILTDSLPHNFPIQVLTYDYNTLLEKQMHDAFFDAYEVICIVGTLNPNIEGIRFIPIEDLIINDTMDALNIYFRDYMREEEMKTFQQNILKNFSLSNIMNNLTILNPNKLLEHVADAIDKLQLELGLRFTNNTCFGLYVHICCLIERLVTRREIEIFTDIEDFAQQEAAFIQCVKHAFSVVEEYYGVEIPVEEIGYIFNYVDHNDG is encoded by the coding sequence ATGTTGGAAAAGGTATATGCCTATGTGGTGGAGGCTACAAAGCTTGAAATGAGCGATCAGGGGAACTCGCTGTATATCAGTGAACAGCTGCAGCTGAGCCGCAATATGGTTTCACAGTATCTCAATCAGCTGTTTGCCGAAGGACGCCTGCTTAAAATCAATACCAGGCCGGTCGTTTTTTATGACGGGGATACGATAGAGGATATGTATGGTGTTTCACTGCATCAGCGTGAATTCATTTCCCTTGAGGAATTTCAAAAAGCGCTGCAGCCGCATCAGCCGCAGGATTTTGAGAAGCTGATTGGCTATGATGAAAGTCTGGCTTCGCTGGTAAATCAGTGTAAGGCGACGATATCCTATCCGCCCTCCGGTCTTCCGCTTCTGCTGTATGGACCGACAGGAACCGGAAAAAGCTTTCTGGCGCAGCTTATGTATGAGTATGCAATAAATCAGGGACTGATAGCGGAGGATAGAAATTTTCTGATTGTAAACTGCAGTGAATATGCGAACAATCCGGAGCTGCTGACTGCCAACCTGTTTGGTCACAAAAAAGGGGCGTTTACCGGAGCTGACAGGGATAATCCCGGTTTGATCAAGCTGGCAGAGGGCGGTGTTCTGTTTTTGGATGAGGTGCATTGTCTGAAGGCGGAATGCCAGGAAAAGCTGTTTCTGTTTATGGATAAAGGCATCTATCATATGGTTGGCGATAATGAAAAATGGTATACATCCAGTGTCCGTCTGATATTTGCGACTACGGAGAAGCCGCAGGAGGTCCTTTTAAAAACACTGCTGCGAAGGATTCCAATGATTGTCACTGTCCCATCCCTTGCGGAGCGCGGCTCTCACGAGCGGCTGCAGCTGATTCATTCCATATTTCAGGATGAGGAAAAGCGTATTCATAAGTCGATTCATATATCATCGCTTGTATACCGTCTGCTGTTAAGCTGTGAATGCGAAGGGAACATCGGAGAATTAAAGAATGCGATACAGGCAAGCTGTGTAAATGCATTATTTGCATCTGATCAAAAAAGCAGTATTCTGGAAATCCGTGCGTTCAATCTTCCGGAGAAGCTGCGGGAAAGAAAGGATAGCGGGAAATCGGTGTCCAGAGAAAGTCAGCGTATGATTCCTGTTCATGAACTGAAAAGCTTTGTATTGAAGGAGCGCCCCATCATTCAGCTGCTGGAGCATATCCTTGCGGCATTTCAGGCCCCGCATGAGTTTCCTGTCTGTCTTGATGAAGCAGGGAAAGCGATGCATTCTTATCAGGAGGCCACGATGCTGCGAAGCAGTGCAGCATTATCGGGAAATGAGTATGTTCAGGGGATTGTTTCGAATATCTTCGATATGCTGTCTCTGCGCTATGGCTTCAAGTATGTGAACAATGACCTGATCGCCATTACGGCATGTATTGCGGATTGTATGCAGAATACACTGGAGCTTGGCAACTGGCAGGAGGCGAATCGCAAGCAGATGGCAGCCCTGCAGAAATTTCTGAAGCAGAAGCTTGCCAGAGAATATGCGATTGCCGGGGAAATCCGTGAGCATCTTGAAAATAACCTGGATTTGAAATTTGAGGATATGATTTCGGTGATTTTGTGTCTGCACCTGAAGCTGCTGAATCGTATGCAGGATTTGAACAAGCGGATCGGTATCATCATCGCACATGGCTTTTCTACCGCCAGTTCTCTTGCGGATGCCGTGAACAAATTTCTGGGGCGTTATGTCTTTGATTCCATCGATATGCCGTTGCATGTCACGACACAGGAAATCATTGAGCGTCTGAACCGATATCTTAGCAAAATCGGTCGTTTTGAGGAACTGTTTCTATTGGTGGACATGGGCTCTTTGGAGGACCTGTATAAGGGAATAGAAAATCAGAATGCCAATATCGGTATTATGAACAATGTGACAACCAAGCTGGCACTTGAGGTTGGAAACGGTATGATTCAGGGAGCCGGCATGCAGGAGATATTTGATGCCGTGCAGACCTACAGTGCATATCATTATCATATCGTAGAGCATCGCAGAAAGGAGCAGGTGATTTTATGCTCCTGTGCCAGCGGGATCAATACGGCAGAGAAGCTGAAAACAATTCTGACGGATTCCCTGCCGCATAACTTTCCGATTCAGGTTTTGACCTATGATTATAATACTTTGCTGGAGAAGCAGATGCACGACGCCTTTTTCGACGCGTATGAGGTTATTTGCATAGTAGGCACGCTGAATCCCAATATTGAGGGAATCCGTTTCATTCCGATTGAGGACCTGATTATCAATGATACAATGGATGCATTGAACATCTATTTCCGGGACTATATGCGGGAGGAGGAGATGAAGACCTTCCAGCAAAACATACTGAAGAATTTTTCTTTATCAAATATTATGAACAATCTGACGATTCTCAATCCAAACAAGCTTCTGGAGCATGTTGCGGATGCGATTGACAAGCTGCAGCTGGAGCTGGGACTGCGCTTTACCAACAATACCTGCTTCGGACTGTATGTGCATATATGCTGTCTGATTGAACGCCTAGTGACAAGAAGAGAAATTGAGATTTTTACAGATATCGAGGATTTTGCACAGCAGGAAGCTGCCTTCATTCAGTGTGTAAAGCATGCATTCAGTGTCGTGGAGGAGTATTACGGTGTGGAGATTCCAGTCGAGGAAATCGGGTATATCTTCAATTATGTAGACCATAACGATGGTTAA
- a CDS encoding Cof-type HAD-IIB family hydrolase, which translates to MNIKAVFFDIDGTFYDHTTNRVLPSTKEAVRKLKEQGIKVALCSGRPLQLAAELPVFDEFCWDGFIGGSGISVYDENRELIWENAFTEDQLKKLFAIAEKHELPLYVNGEKTFLTRPLPAKKEFVLDLFHLGVPEIRSWNHERVDVLSIFENRDYDFRMFQTVENIRMQPSCDYIMDILKKDTCKATGIKQLMAYWGLENEAYMAFGDSMNDCEMLQEAAVGVAMGNAMDAVKAYADHICGSSDTPAIHDTLQAYGLIH; encoded by the coding sequence ATGAACATAAAAGCAGTATTTTTTGACATTGACGGTACCTTTTACGACCATACGACCAATCGTGTGCTGCCATCCACAAAGGAAGCAGTACGAAAGCTGAAGGAACAGGGCATCAAGGTCGCCCTATGCAGTGGAAGACCCCTGCAGCTGGCAGCTGAATTACCGGTATTCGATGAATTCTGCTGGGATGGATTCATCGGTGGGAGCGGTATTAGTGTGTATGATGAAAACAGAGAGCTGATTTGGGAAAATGCATTTACAGAAGACCAGCTGAAAAAGCTGTTTGCGATTGCAGAGAAGCACGAGCTCCCCTTGTATGTGAATGGGGAGAAAACCTTTCTGACAAGACCACTGCCTGCCAAGAAAGAATTTGTTCTGGATCTGTTTCATTTGGGCGTACCGGAAATACGAAGCTGGAATCATGAACGCGTGGATGTGCTGAGCATTTTTGAAAACCGTGATTATGACTTCCGTATGTTTCAAACGGTGGAGAACATCAGAATGCAGCCGTCCTGTGACTACATCATGGATATTTTGAAAAAAGATACCTGCAAGGCGACCGGCATCAAACAGCTGATGGCTTACTGGGGGCTGGAAAATGAAGCATATATGGCGTTTGGTGACAGTATGAATGACTGTGAAATGCTGCAGGAGGCTGCCGTTGGTGTTGCCATGGGGAATGCCATGGATGCCGTAAAGGCTTATGCCGACCATATCTGCGGCAGCAGCGATACACCTGCTATCCATGACACCCTGCAGGCTTACGGACTCATTCACTAA
- the rpoN gene encoding RNA polymerase factor sigma-54, protein MTQFLQQNQTMKQTHILTHKNQQALKILKMDSRELLELISECVQQNPFLDFHPSAQGDDYLLQNAIQRPSLQEDLYMQLHTLREPYDEAICAYLIESLDEHGFLSGSVSAYCEDLQIDEETLLGQLRILQGFEPCGVAARSIREALILQCRKTRNTMGEQILSEYAQELAEGDLAAIAGGMQLSVREVKEVIASLRTCNPDPCAAYAKEHVETILPEVEICVQDQQLQIVPMRYGATLVQEQYVQAIEQNEQLKAYFREANLLFETLNRRNATLLLIMNELVSIQKHHFLFGDELQSCTLQQLADQLGLHVSTVSRALQHKYYLFHGECYPIRSLLCTATAQGDSSDAVQRAITEILRHEDPSHPFSDQQLVIKLRTMDISVSRRTVTKYRKLLHIPSSTHRKHT, encoded by the coding sequence ATGACACAATTCCTGCAGCAGAATCAGACCATGAAGCAGACACACATCCTGACACACAAGAATCAGCAGGCATTAAAGATTTTGAAGATGGACAGCCGGGAATTGCTGGAGCTGATTTCCGAATGTGTACAGCAGAATCCGTTTCTTGACTTCCATCCCAGTGCACAGGGTGACGATTATCTTTTGCAAAATGCGATACAGCGACCGTCCTTACAGGAGGATCTGTATATGCAGCTGCACACGCTGCGTGAGCCCTATGATGAAGCTATCTGCGCCTATCTGATTGAATCGCTGGATGAACACGGCTTTTTAAGCGGCTCTGTTTCCGCATATTGTGAGGACCTGCAAATTGATGAGGAGACACTGCTGGGTCAGCTTCGCATCCTGCAGGGTTTTGAGCCCTGTGGAGTTGCGGCACGCAGTATTCGCGAAGCCCTGATTCTGCAATGCAGGAAAACCCGTAATACCATGGGGGAACAAATCCTTTCAGAATATGCACAGGAGCTTGCTGAGGGTGATTTAGCGGCAATCGCAGGAGGGATGCAGCTGAGCGTCAGGGAGGTAAAGGAGGTCATTGCTTCCCTGCGCACCTGTAATCCGGATCCCTGTGCCGCGTACGCAAAAGAACACGTGGAGACGATATTGCCAGAGGTGGAAATCTGTGTACAGGACCAGCAGCTTCAAATCGTACCCATGCGCTATGGCGCTACGCTTGTGCAGGAGCAGTATGTGCAGGCAATCGAACAAAATGAGCAGCTGAAAGCCTATTTCCGTGAGGCGAATCTGCTGTTTGAAACACTGAATCGCAGAAATGCCACGCTGTTACTGATCATGAATGAGCTTGTTAGCATACAGAAGCATCATTTTCTGTTTGGGGATGAGCTGCAATCCTGCACGCTGCAGCAGCTAGCAGATCAACTCGGTCTGCATGTTTCAACCGTATCACGAGCCTTACAGCACAAATACTACCTTTTTCACGGGGAATGCTATCCCATCCGCAGCCTGCTGTGTACAGCCACTGCACAGGGTGACAGTAGTGATGCGGTACAGCGGGCAATCACAGAAATCCTGCGCCATGAGGATCCCTCACATCCGTTCTCCGATCAGCAGCTCGTCATCAAGCTGAGGACGATGGATATCAGCGTATCACGCAGAACCGTCACCAAATATCGTAAGCTTCTGCATATTCCAAGCAGTACACACAGAAAGCATACATAA
- a CDS encoding PTS sugar transporter subunit IIA: MANIILASHGELAKGMLHSASMIIGDLTKGVEVFCLYPGQNPQDYADQLRLKIENSRDAWIILADILGGSVHTALSQLTAFGDVTILSGMNLNLVLSVLLGDHDDVSEKRMAHIMDEAKTGITCRKSIDKQEEEDF, from the coding sequence ATGGCAAACATAATTCTGGCATCACATGGTGAGCTGGCAAAGGGTATGTTGCATTCCGCATCCATGATCATTGGTGATCTTACAAAGGGTGTGGAAGTGTTCTGCCTGTATCCGGGTCAGAATCCGCAGGATTATGCAGATCAGCTTCGTTTGAAGATAGAAAACAGCAGGGATGCATGGATCATACTGGCTGATATTCTGGGAGGCAGTGTTCATACGGCTTTATCGCAGCTGACAGCCTTTGGCGATGTAACGATTCTGTCGGGTATGAATTTGAACCTGGTGCTGAGTGTATTGCTGGGCGATCATGATGATGTCAGTGAGAAGCGTATGGCACATATTATGGATGAGGCTAAAACAGGAATCACCTGTAGAAAAAGCATAGATAAACAGGAAGAAGAAGATTTTTAG
- a CDS encoding HAD family phosphatase produces the protein MKINAVFFDIDGTFFDHVSGMVLPETLTAVKKLRENGYKVCLCSGRAKEMAEQLGVLQMTAWDGYVGGAGVSVYNERMELISEHAFTREQTARIFELGRQYDICIQSHGTYEFMTKPLNPYARQTFAEFHCEVPEVRDWHEEPLVAISAYEKKGFDWSMFDDIEGIELQHPNDTCVDFMQCGINKATGIRELMDFWGFPHDSYMAFGDSLNDMEMIQEAAYGIVMGNGKDALKPYADLVIGPSNEPGIYHTLKELHMID, from the coding sequence ATGAAAATAAACGCTGTATTTTTTGATATCGACGGTACATTTTTCGATCATGTGAGCGGTATGGTGCTTCCGGAAACACTGACAGCCGTAAAAAAGCTAAGAGAAAACGGCTATAAGGTCTGTTTGTGCAGCGGCCGTGCCAAGGAAATGGCAGAGCAGCTGGGTGTTTTACAAATGACTGCATGGGATGGCTATGTCGGCGGTGCCGGAGTAAGTGTCTACAACGAACGTATGGAGCTGATCAGCGAGCATGCCTTTACCAGAGAACAGACGGCACGTATATTTGAGCTTGGCAGGCAGTATGATATCTGTATTCAGTCGCATGGAACGTATGAATTCATGACGAAGCCGCTGAATCCGTATGCCCGGCAAACCTTTGCGGAATTTCACTGCGAGGTTCCCGAGGTACGGGACTGGCACGAGGAGCCTCTGGTCGCCATCAGCGCATATGAGAAAAAAGGCTTTGACTGGAGTATGTTTGATGATATTGAAGGTATTGAGCTGCAGCATCCCAATGACACCTGCGTAGACTTCATGCAATGCGGCATCAATAAAGCGACCGGGATTCGGGAGCTGATGGATTTCTGGGGTTTTCCACATGATTCCTACATGGCGTTCGGTGATTCTTTGAACGATATGGAAATGATACAGGAGGCAGCGTATGGCATTGTTATGGGAAATGGAAAGGATGCCTTGAAGCCGTATGCTGATCTGGTCATCGGTCCCAGCAATGAGCCGGGAATTTATCATACCCTCAAGGAGCTGCACATGATTGATTAG
- a CDS encoding PTS sugar transporter subunit IIB, with protein MIVLVRVDHRLLHGQVVFTWTKSISTDCILIASDAVVKDELRMTALRLSKPNGVKLVMKSIDDSIKALNAGVTDKYNLMILCENIEDVSRLAFGYDKITSINLGGIKNEAGKRQISKALSVNDEEIELLKKLNDKGIELEVRMVPDDSKQDVMTLI; from the coding sequence ATGATTGTATTAGTTCGTGTAGACCATAGATTATTACATGGACAGGTTGTGTTTACCTGGACAAAAAGTATCAGTACTGACTGCATTTTAATTGCCAGTGATGCTGTTGTTAAAGATGAATTAAGAATGACAGCTTTAAGATTGTCAAAGCCTAATGGCGTGAAATTGGTCATGAAAAGCATAGATGACTCTATCAAAGCATTAAATGCCGGAGTTACAGACAAATATAATCTAATGATACTTTGTGAAAACATTGAAGATGTATCCAGATTAGCTTTTGGTTATGACAAAATTACTTCAATCAATCTGGGCGGCATTAAAAATGAAGCAGGAAAACGTCAGATTTCCAAAGCACTTTCTGTCAATGATGAAGAGATTGAATTGCTGAAAAAACTGAATGATAAAGGTATTGAGTTGGAAGTTCGTATGGTTCCGGATGATTCAAAGCAAGATGTAATGACACTTATTTAA
- a CDS encoding PTS sugar transporter subunit IIC → MDLLVQTLLITLVAAFGFAHDGVGSTMWNRPIVMAPLVGLVLGDIRTGIMTGATLELIWLGAFPVGASCPPEMVSGAIIGTSFVINSGGEPSAAVALAVPVATLVLMIKTGLRVLITSPVFCGHADKCAAAGDARGVERTETIGWIFEIVSLSAIIAVSYYLGAPLIKDIVAAIPPFINHGLEIATGIIPAIGFAMLVRMIISKDVAAFFFGGFLLSAYLEIPVFGVALMACVIVGVILTIKQTNNNKISEEVLSDENEF, encoded by the coding sequence ATGGATTTATTAGTACAAACATTATTGATTACATTGGTAGCTGCTTTTGGCTTCGCTCATGATGGAGTGGGCAGTACCATGTGGAACAGGCCGATCGTTATGGCTCCGCTAGTTGGTTTGGTTTTGGGGGATATCAGAACTGGAATCATGACAGGAGCTACCTTGGAGCTTATCTGGTTGGGAGCATTCCCGGTAGGAGCAAGCTGTCCTCCGGAAATGGTATCAGGTGCTATTATTGGGACAAGCTTCGTTATTAACAGTGGTGGAGAACCAAGTGCTGCGGTGGCTTTAGCAGTGCCGGTTGCTACTTTGGTACTGATGATTAAAACTGGGCTCAGAGTGCTTATTACTTCCCCTGTATTCTGTGGTCATGCAGATAAATGTGCTGCTGCAGGAGATGCTCGCGGTGTTGAAAGAACAGAGACGATTGGATGGATTTTTGAAATTGTTTCCTTATCTGCAATTATAGCTGTTTCTTACTACTTAGGTGCTCCGTTAATTAAAGATATCGTGGCTGCTATTCCGCCATTCATAAATCATGGATTGGAGATTGCTACGGGCATTATTCCTGCAATCGGGTTCGCCATGTTAGTTAGAATGATTATCAGTAAAGATGTCGCTGCTTTCTTCTTTGGTGGCTTCCTGTTATCGGCATATCTGGAAATACCGGTATTCGGCGTAGCATTGATGGCATGTGTTATTGTAGGTGTTATTTTGACGATTAAACAAACAAATAATAATAAGATTTCAGAGGAGGTATTAAGTGATGAAAACGAATTCTAG
- a CDS encoding patatin family protein, translated as MNKIYSGFHQLPHGNASTMVQEGCIVLEGGAFRGLYGEGVLDALMLENINLRCTIGVSAGAMNGLNYVSGQIGRSIRMNLKYRHDKRYVGRKALQNGEGLIGFAFAFHQADQEYPFDKKRFFQFDRRFIAVATNCETAEPAYFEKDHCRDIFQAVQASASMPFISKMVWMEGYPYLDGGCSDKIPFDWALREGYKKIIVVRTRPLSYRKKTDSITRKLPLGKTIYRPYPKFMKALEEMDANYNRQCEALEILQEQKRVYVIAPSQPVTVGRLEPDLEKLGSLYWMGYYDTRRQIQDIRRYLQQDGSI; from the coding sequence ATGAATAAAATATATTCCGGCTTTCATCAGCTGCCGCACGGGAATGCATCCACAATGGTACAGGAAGGCTGCATTGTTCTGGAGGGCGGTGCATTTCGCGGACTGTATGGTGAGGGTGTGTTGGATGCTCTTATGCTGGAAAACATCAATCTGCGCTGTACGATCGGTGTATCCGCAGGAGCCATGAATGGATTGAATTATGTATCCGGTCAGATTGGCAGATCAATCCGCATGAATTTAAAATACCGCCATGACAAGCGGTATGTGGGAAGAAAAGCACTGCAAAACGGGGAAGGTCTGATTGGCTTTGCATTTGCCTTTCATCAGGCAGATCAGGAATACCCGTTTGATAAGAAACGTTTTTTTCAATTTGACCGCCGCTTTATCGCTGTTGCGACCAACTGTGAAACAGCAGAGCCGGCATATTTTGAAAAGGATCACTGCCGCGATATCTTTCAGGCGGTGCAGGCATCAGCCTCTATGCCGTTTATTTCCAAAATGGTATGGATGGAGGGCTATCCGTATCTGGACGGTGGCTGCAGTGATAAAATACCCTTTGACTGGGCTTTGCGGGAGGGCTATAAAAAAATTATCGTCGTGCGGACGCGACCGCTGTCCTATCGTAAGAAAACGGACAGTATCACCCGAAAGCTGCCATTGGGAAAGACGATCTACAGACCGTACCCGAAATTTATGAAAGCGCTGGAGGAAATGGATGCCAATTATAATCGGCAATGCGAGGCGCTGGAAATTCTGCAGGAGCAAAAACGTGTCTATGTCATCGCACCTTCACAGCCGGTTACAGTGGGAAGACTGGAGCCGGATTTGGAGAAGCTGGGCAGTCTGTACTGGATGGGGTATTATGACACCAGACGGCAGATTCAGGACATCCGCCGCTATTTGCAGCAGGATGGAAGTATTTGA
- a CDS encoding PTS system mannose/fructose/sorbose family transporter subunit IID: MKTNSSDVKKLDRKDLMGVFWRSWRQDAVWNFERQQNLGSAYTMSRVVGKLYADDPEKRARALQRHVEFMAITPHLSTLLYGILTAMEEENANNPDFDETSISAVRASLMGPIAGIGDSLIWGTLRIIAAGIAISFSANGSILGPLLFLLIVNIPTIPLRYICLFKGYELGTNFFKQFLNSGIMDNVTYIASAVGLMVIGCMTASLVSFQLPIMVGSGKFAQPLQTYLDQIMPGLLPLAMFGIMYFLLGKKIKTTTILLSVFALSIALAFFGIV; this comes from the coding sequence ATGAAAACGAATTCTAGTGATGTTAAAAAATTAGATCGAAAAGATTTGATGGGAGTTTTCTGGAGGTCTTGGAGACAGGATGCTGTCTGGAATTTTGAGCGACAGCAAAACTTAGGGTCTGCCTATACGATGTCAAGAGTTGTAGGGAAACTGTATGCGGATGATCCGGAAAAACGTGCCCGCGCATTACAGAGACATGTGGAATTTATGGCGATTACTCCACATTTATCAACATTATTATATGGAATTCTAACAGCCATGGAAGAAGAAAATGCAAATAACCCTGACTTTGATGAAACCTCGATCAGTGCTGTTCGAGCCTCCTTGATGGGTCCTATAGCAGGTATCGGTGATTCTTTGATCTGGGGAACCTTACGTATCATCGCTGCAGGTATTGCTATTTCTTTCTCTGCTAATGGCAGTATTCTGGGTCCATTATTATTCCTTCTAATCGTTAATATACCAACCATTCCTTTAAGATATATATGCTTGTTTAAAGGATATGAGTTAGGTACTAATTTCTTTAAACAGTTTTTGAATTCAGGTATCATGGATAATGTTACTTATATTGCTTCTGCTGTAGGTCTGATGGTTATCGGATGTATGACAGCTTCACTGGTAAGCTTTCAACTTCCAATAATGGTAGGTAGTGGTAAATTTGCACAGCCGCTTCAGACTTATCTTGATCAGATAATGCCAGGCTTATTACCTTTGGCAATGTTCGGTATCATGTACTTCTTATTGGGAAAGAAAATAAAAACAACGACAATTCTACTTAGTGTATTTGCATTAAGTATAGCATTAGCATTCTTTGGAATCGTATAG